The Actinomycetota bacterium genome has a segment encoding these proteins:
- a CDS encoding OB-fold domain-containing protein, with amino-acid sequence MSNSRAAIVAHIDQVGTHMSERMPGFGGPALSRLVTPFYEAAGQGRLVIQQCDDCGYHRHVPTDICYNCLSWKWHWDDTLPGTGFVYTYSWVDRAINETLNNGKPYDYAVVELDGTTGGPIRLLTNIFGVDKSTLVVGLKVKAAFDPVAGKYAGAGGGYGPAGAASEATDVGPIALVVFEPIEGAAA; translated from the coding sequence GTGTCCAATTCACGCGCAGCGATCGTTGCGCACATCGACCAAGTGGGGACGCATATGAGTGAGCGGATGCCCGGCTTCGGTGGTCCAGCGTTGAGCAGGCTAGTTACGCCGTTCTACGAAGCCGCCGGCCAAGGTCGGTTGGTTATCCAGCAGTGTGATGACTGCGGCTACCACCGACATGTACCAACAGATATTTGCTACAACTGCCTTTCCTGGAAATGGCATTGGGATGACACCCTGCCGGGCACTGGATTCGTCTACACCTACTCATGGGTCGATCGTGCGATCAATGAGACATTGAACAATGGCAAGCCCTACGACTACGCAGTGGTCGAGCTGGACGGCACCACGGGCGGCCCGATTCGCCTACTGACCAACATCTTCGGAGTGGACAAGAGCACCCTGGTTGTTGGCTTGAAGGTGAAGGCCGCCTTTGATCCAGTAGCCGGCAAGTACGCAGGAGCGGGCGGCGGCTATGGCCCAGCAGGTGCAGCATCGGAGGCAACTGATGTTGGCCCGATCGCCCTGGTCGTATTCGAACCAATTGAAGGAGCTGCAGCATGA